In Melanotaenia boesemani isolate fMelBoe1 chromosome 7, fMelBoe1.pri, whole genome shotgun sequence, a single window of DNA contains:
- the bbs7 gene encoding Bardet-Biedl syndrome 7 protein, whose product MEVHLSRVDYIQVGVTSQKTMRLLPALGKKATQKVAIADHDGILTCFGMKKGEAVPVFKTLPGQKIVRMGLGGAVGTPQEKIFVCSGSQVRGFTKKGKQFLTFDANLTESINAMHVSGADLYVCASYIYNHYCDCKDQDYFLSGDKINDITCVSSEKLFRLIPVLACQDRVLRVLQGSELAYDIEVPGPPSVLELYSKDGGEEILYGTTDGKIGLVQIGDRSAATKWEIDNDKKKGGILCIDTFDIIGDGVNDILVGRDDGTVEVYGFDSSSEPTLRFEHVLSESVTSIQGGCVGKESYDEVLTATYTGWVTGLTTEPQKAEGGPGDEVRMSKETQSKVEALRAELEQLQVKVLQGREQYQQTTQSSTAVSAVPVFSINDKFTLCQDDASYSLTLEVQTAIDNLLLQSDVPIDLLDVDKNSAVVSFSECDSEQPNGNFLLATYRCQANTTRLELKVRSIEGQYGTLQAYITPRLQPKTCQVRQYQIKPLSLHQRTHSIDPDRPMNRLSLVGQFSFAEIHSWVVFCLPEVPEKTPAGESITFYFHNTFLGTQLEATYCKGEGHFKSDNISTISILSDVLSKEATKKKINLNVSYDINDDSVSHTLRMIHPKLEYQLLLAKKVQLVDALKELQVHEGNADFLVPEYRSILDDSSNLLEEYKKQPAHLERLYGMITDLFIDKFKFKGQNVKTKVSSLLEILDNYELNSLLDFFNEA is encoded by the exons ATGGAGGTCCACCTCAGTAGAGTTGATTATATTCAG GTTGGTGTCACATCCCAGAAAACTATGAGGCTACTTCCAGCATTGGGGAAAAAGGCAACCCAAAAG GTTGCTATTGCAGATCACGATGGAATACTGACATGTTTTGGAATGAAAAAGGGAGAAGCGGTG CCTGTGTTTAAAACACTTCCAGGACAGAAGATTGTCAGAATGGGCCTTGGAGGTGCTGTGGGAACTCCCCAGGAGAAGATCTTTGTCTGTTCTGGTTCTCAGGTCCGAGGATTCACCAAGAAAGGCAAACAGTTCCTCACCTTTGACGCCAACCTCACTGAGAGCATTAATGCCAT GCATGTTTCAGGGGCTgacctgtatgtgtgtgcaagTTACATCTACAACCACTATTGTGACTGTAAGGATCAAGACTACTTCCTCTCTGGAGACAAAATCAATGATATAACATGTGTTTCCTCAGAAAAGCTCTTTCGCCTCATCCCAGTCTTGGCTTGTCAAGATCGAGTTCTTAGAGTCTTGCAG GGATCTGAACTTGCATATGACATTGAAGTTCCTGGTCCTCCATCTGTTTTGGAACTGTACAGTAAAGATGGAG GAGAGGAAATCCTCTATGGAACCACAGATGGGAAAATAGGGTTGGTCCAGATTGGTGATCGCTCAGCTGCAACAAAGTGGGAGATTGataatgacaaaaagaaaggag GAATTCTTTGCATCGACACATTTGACATTATTGGAGATGGAGTAAATGACATCCTTGTGGGCAGGGATGACGGCACAGTTGAGGTCTATGGTTTTGACAGCTCTAGTGAGCCCACCTTACGCTTTGAACAt GTGTTGTCCGAGAGTGTGACGTCGATCCAGGGTGGCTGTGTGGGCAAAGAGTCTTATGATGAGGTCTTGACTGCCACTTACACAG GATGGGTAACTGGTTTGACCACCGAGCCCCAGAAGGCTGAGGGTGGTCCAGGAGACGAGGTCAGGATGAGCAAGGAGACACAATCTAAAGTTGAAGCACTCAG GGCAGAATTGGAGCAGCTTCAGGTTAAAGTCCTCCAGGGACGTGAACAGTACCAGCAGACCACTCAGTCAAGCACTGCTGTCTCAGCTGTGCCCGTCTTCAGCATCAACGACAAGTTCACTCTTTGCCAGGACGATGCCAGCTACAGTCTCACGTTGGAGGTGCAGACTGCCATTGACAACCTGTTGCTTCAG AGTGACGTGCCCATAGACCTGCTGGATGTGGATAAGAACTCAGCTGTTGTGAGTTTCAGTGAATGCGACTCAGAG CAGCCTAATGGGAACTTCCTCTTGGCCACCTACAGATGTCAAGCCAACACTACCAGACTTGAGCTTAAG GTGAGATCCATTGAGGGACAGTATGGAACCCTACAGGCTTACATTACACCAAGACTGCAGCCCAAGACCTGCCAAGTCCGGCAATACCAGATCAAACCCCTGTCCCTGCACCAGCGGACTCACAGCATAGACCCAGACAG ACCCATGAACCGGCTCAGCCTGGTGGGACAGTTCAGTTTTGCAGAGATCCATTCTTGGGTGGTTTTCTGTTTGCCAGAGGTGCCTGAGAAAACACCAGCAGGAGAGAGCATTACTTTCTATTTCCATAACACGTTCCTTGGCACACAGCTTGAAGCCACATACTG CAAAGGGGAGGGCCACTTCAAGTCCGACAACATCTCTACCATCTCCATTCTGAGCGATGTTCTCTCTAAAGAAGCtaccaaaaagaaaatcaatctAAACGTTTCATatg ATATTAATGATGACTCTGTGAGCCACACCCTCAGGATGATCCATCCAAAGCTGGAGTATCAGTTGTTGCTGGCTAAGAAGGTTCAGCTTGTCGATGCTCTGAAA GAGCTTCAGGTTCATGAAGGGAACGCCGATTTTCTCGTCCCAGAGTATCGCAGCATCTTGGATGATTCTTCTAATCTTCTTGAGGAATACAAGAAGCAGCCAGCACACCTGGAAAGACTTTATG GAATGATCACTGACCTCTTCATTGACAAATTCAAGTTCAAGGGCCAGAATGTGAAAACAAAGGTGTCCTCATTGTTGGAGATCCTTGATAATTATGAGTTAAATTCACTGCTGGATTTTTTCAATGAGGCATGA